In Prosthecochloris sp. GSB1, the following proteins share a genomic window:
- a CDS encoding L,D-transpeptidase family protein, protein MKSIKSVDDMGRYQAVTLVSFFVFMGFVPGNQLHARCPDRAAVIRDSASAGIAEGVTADSLVIDKGDRTMCLYSGGAVVKRYAIALGFEPVGPKRRQGDGRTPEGRYTISGRNPESIYHLSLRISYPDAEDRHRARKVGLNPGGDIFIHGWPDSVAEKNASPPTGDWTRGCIAVTDAEIEELWRAVSVGTPVVILP, encoded by the coding sequence GTGAAGAGCATCAAAAGCGTGGACGATATGGGCCGTTATCAGGCAGTGACGCTGGTTTCCTTTTTTGTTTTCATGGGCTTCGTGCCCGGTAATCAGTTGCATGCAAGATGCCCGGATAGAGCTGCGGTGATTCGGGACAGTGCCTCGGCAGGTATTGCTGAAGGCGTGACGGCCGACTCCCTGGTGATAGACAAGGGCGATCGGACCATGTGCCTCTACAGCGGCGGGGCCGTCGTGAAGCGCTACGCGATAGCGCTCGGCTTCGAACCGGTCGGTCCGAAACGGCGGCAGGGAGACGGGCGGACGCCCGAGGGGCGATACACCATCAGCGGAAGGAACCCGGAAAGCATCTACCACCTGTCACTCAGGATCTCCTATCCCGACGCGGAAGACAGGCACCGTGCGAGAAAAGTCGGGCTGAATCCCGGCGGCGACATTTTCATCCATGGCTGGCCGGACAGCGTCGCGGAAAAGAACGCCTCTCCCCCAACCGGCGACTGGACACGGGGTTGTATCGCAGTGACGGATGCCGAGATCGAGGAGCTGTGGCGCGCGGTTTCCGTAGGTACGCC